One Fuerstiella marisgermanici DNA window includes the following coding sequences:
- a CDS encoding exo-alpha-sialidase encodes MKRTAALTALFLAMTAGISQAEDKKETPEQAAVRIAKMEKVADHALVPPVVNTSPLPEYDYDKLDYGMTIGIERTPGGRLWSCWVAGGDSPDAFFILASSDDDGETWSSPRAVLNSHAQGLGAKRSILVGNLWTDPQGRLWLIFDQSMDMYDGRAGVWATVCANPDADAPVWSEPRRIWHGVTLNKPTVLSTGEWMLPISLDQRPGFREFRGCFRELDPLRGANVFVSNDEGATWARRGVRTFPDPDWHEHMIVERDDNSLWMLARTRKGIMESESTDAGRTWSEPVASKINHPVARFHIRRLASNRLLLVKHGARIDTHEGRSLLTAWLSDDDGKTWRGSLMLDERTGVSYPDGFQAPDGTIYISWDRNRATDGEILMARFTEDDVLAKEFNGPKSKTKMLISRPLAREVAKLPAFSGPTPEVSREIDMPLVDLSQDKDRHSVVAAGTTSVYQGHCDTVLLLDGKTMFTAWCLGHAQWIGPIAKSTDAGLTWSKPLNVPANWKETSNTPALHRLIGPDGTARLFCFADGLDWSRQGKPPYPMHQSYSEDGGETWTPMVPNGVEGEVPPKPILSFDDGKRHVMWSDLPGYVVQSDSIDGGLTWSPSRRILRVPQRWSQPCVICSADGKTHLMLLRENSRKHQSMFSVSRDGAKTWTAPKELPAALTGDRHVAKFAPDGRLVIAFRDVATSSATYGHYVGWVGRFEDILKGKPGDYRVKLFHNTIRKESDKPGQGNADCGYSDLEVLPDGTIIATTYLKYADGPEKHSVMNTRFTLAETDALAEQVAFTSLFDGRSFSGWEHAGNWSIEDGAFARKQAGGPLTYTDALVPDDFELRFEWKVSKGCNSGVYYRPAQYEYQILDNVHSPYGKNARQSAGSLFFCMAPSKDATRPLGEWNSGRVKCKGSVIEHWVNGERVLSFDYTDPKWAKQVELLKIRGADLTARGGRLWLQDHGQDVWFRNLRWREIPHDEQLTADPDFIPMPVTGEALKQEQDRVKRMLEAQEKK; translated from the coding sequence ATGAAACGTACCGCTGCGCTGACCGCTTTGTTTCTCGCTATGACAGCCGGGATCTCGCAAGCTGAAGATAAAAAGGAAACGCCTGAGCAGGCCGCCGTTCGCATTGCGAAGATGGAGAAGGTTGCCGACCACGCGCTTGTGCCGCCGGTGGTGAATACTTCGCCGCTGCCGGAGTACGACTACGATAAGCTCGATTATGGCATGACCATCGGCATCGAACGCACGCCGGGCGGGAGGCTGTGGTCCTGTTGGGTTGCGGGCGGTGACAGCCCGGACGCATTCTTCATCCTCGCTTCCAGCGACGACGACGGTGAAACGTGGTCGAGCCCTCGCGCGGTGCTCAATTCTCATGCGCAGGGGCTCGGCGCAAAACGGAGCATCCTTGTTGGCAATCTCTGGACCGATCCCCAAGGTCGGCTGTGGCTGATCTTTGATCAATCGATGGATATGTACGATGGCCGCGCCGGCGTGTGGGCGACCGTTTGCGCGAACCCCGACGCTGATGCGCCGGTGTGGTCCGAACCACGCCGCATCTGGCACGGCGTGACGTTGAACAAACCGACTGTCCTCTCCACTGGCGAATGGATGCTGCCGATCTCGCTTGACCAACGCCCTGGCTTTCGAGAGTTCCGTGGCTGCTTCCGCGAACTCGACCCGCTGCGCGGCGCGAACGTCTTCGTTTCGAATGATGAGGGGGCGACATGGGCACGGCGTGGCGTCAGGACGTTTCCTGATCCTGATTGGCATGAGCACATGATCGTGGAACGCGACGACAATTCGCTCTGGATGCTGGCTCGCACGCGCAAGGGCATCATGGAATCGGAATCGACCGACGCAGGTCGCACGTGGTCGGAGCCAGTTGCTTCGAAGATTAATCATCCGGTCGCACGGTTCCACATTCGACGTCTGGCTTCGAACCGCCTTCTGCTCGTGAAGCACGGAGCCAGAATCGACACGCACGAAGGGCGCAGTCTTCTTACGGCGTGGCTCAGTGACGACGATGGCAAAACCTGGCGCGGCAGCTTAATGCTCGATGAGCGGACTGGTGTGTCATACCCCGATGGCTTTCAGGCTCCTGATGGCACGATCTACATTTCATGGGACCGAAACCGCGCGACGGACGGCGAAATCCTGATGGCTCGTTTCACCGAAGATGACGTCCTCGCCAAAGAATTCAACGGGCCGAAGTCGAAGACGAAAATGCTCATCAGCCGTCCACTCGCGCGTGAAGTGGCAAAGCTTCCTGCGTTCAGTGGCCCGACACCCGAAGTGAGCCGCGAGATCGACATGCCGCTTGTCGATCTTTCACAGGACAAAGATCGCCACTCCGTTGTCGCTGCGGGCACGACGTCGGTTTATCAGGGTCACTGCGACACGGTTCTGTTGCTGGACGGCAAAACGATGTTCACCGCCTGGTGTCTCGGCCACGCACAATGGATTGGCCCGATCGCAAAAAGTACAGACGCGGGACTCACCTGGAGCAAGCCGCTGAATGTGCCGGCGAACTGGAAGGAAACCTCAAACACGCCCGCGTTACATCGCCTTATCGGGCCAGACGGCACCGCGCGACTCTTCTGTTTTGCAGATGGTCTTGATTGGAGCCGTCAGGGGAAACCGCCCTACCCGATGCATCAATCGTATTCCGAAGACGGTGGCGAAACCTGGACCCCCATGGTGCCGAACGGCGTTGAGGGAGAAGTTCCTCCGAAGCCGATCCTTAGTTTTGATGACGGCAAGCGGCACGTGATGTGGAGCGATCTTCCGGGCTACGTCGTCCAAAGCGATTCGATCGACGGTGGTCTGACCTGGAGTCCCAGTCGTCGCATCCTCCGCGTTCCGCAACGATGGAGTCAGCCGTGCGTGATCTGTTCGGCCGATGGCAAAACGCACCTGATGCTGCTTCGAGAAAACAGCCGCAAACACCAGTCGATGTTCTCCGTCAGCCGCGACGGTGCGAAGACCTGGACCGCACCGAAGGAGCTGCCTGCCGCACTCACGGGCGATCGCCATGTTGCCAAATTTGCTCCCGACGGACGTTTGGTGATCGCGTTTCGCGACGTGGCCACCAGCAGTGCAACATACGGCCACTATGTTGGTTGGGTCGGGCGTTTCGAAGATATACTCAAAGGCAAACCGGGCGACTACCGCGTCAAACTTTTCCACAACACGATCCGTAAAGAATCTGACAAGCCCGGTCAGGGCAACGCCGATTGCGGCTACTCCGACCTCGAAGTACTGCCAGACGGTACCATCATCGCGACAACGTACCTGAAATACGCCGATGGTCCTGAAAAGCATTCCGTCATGAACACGCGTTTCACGCTGGCGGAAACGGATGCGTTGGCGGAACAAGTCGCGTTTACCAGCCTGTTCGATGGCAGGAGCTTTTCTGGTTGGGAGCACGCTGGCAACTGGAGCATCGAAGACGGTGCCTTTGCCCGCAAACAGGCAGGCGGACCACTCACGTACACCGACGCTCTTGTGCCGGACGACTTTGAACTGCGTTTTGAATGGAAAGTGTCGAAGGGGTGCAACTCCGGCGTCTACTATCGCCCGGCCCAGTACGAGTACCAGATTCTCGACAACGTCCACAGTCCCTACGGCAAAAACGCTCGCCAATCAGCCGGTTCGCTTTTCTTCTGCATGGCACCGTCCAAAGACGCGACCAGACCGTTGGGCGAATGGAACAGCGGCCGGGTGAAATGCAAAGGCTCGGTCATCGAACATTGGGTCAACGGTGAGCGGGTGTTGTCCTTCGACTACACAGATCCGAAGTGGGCGAAGCAGGTCGAACTGCTGAAGATTCGCGGTGCGGATTTGACGGCACGCGGTGGACGGTTGTGGCTTCAGGACCACGGACAGGATGTCTGGTTCCGCAACCTACGCTGGCGTGAGATCCCTCATGACGAGCAACTTACGGCCGATCCGGATTTCATTCCGATGCCAGTCACAGGAGAAGCACTGAAGCAGGAACAGGACCGCGTAAAACGCATGCTGGAAGCGCAGGAAAAGAAGTAA
- a CDS encoding inositol monophosphatase family protein — protein sequence MHENLKPIIAALAEALPPVMRWSGAVAKRLRQFNIAVEGKSSGNSNTDALTLADLSVQEFLVAALRDADPILKSCRIEGEESTGDMDLFSKDAKLSIALDPIDGTKQYRDRSGNGYSIIAHLHDDETPYYSLVFAPEMGESGTWVEVGPDRLRCGEDDTTRTARQVLDDLPDLRNARNADAKGIYLIGFQERDAECARMVDELGLMGRTSSEMAGSIYPLMATGEYAGSLIHSPNIYDFPVSMHIARLLGGDAVWAHNGKPVHYRELWMDDRADMLRFPGVVACSEYASVNQQLCELAKDWSQVRYAD from the coding sequence ATGCATGAGAATCTTAAGCCAATCATCGCCGCTTTGGCAGAAGCTCTGCCGCCCGTGATGCGATGGAGTGGTGCGGTGGCGAAACGACTTCGCCAATTCAACATCGCTGTCGAAGGGAAGTCTTCCGGGAATTCCAACACGGATGCTTTGACGCTGGCCGACTTATCCGTGCAGGAGTTTCTGGTCGCGGCACTGCGAGACGCAGACCCGATTCTGAAATCCTGCCGCATTGAAGGCGAAGAATCCACGGGCGACATGGATCTGTTTTCCAAAGACGCGAAGCTATCGATCGCGTTGGATCCCATCGACGGCACCAAGCAGTACCGCGACCGTTCCGGCAACGGCTACTCAATTATCGCTCATCTGCACGACGATGAAACGCCTTACTATTCGTTGGTGTTCGCTCCGGAAATGGGCGAATCCGGAACATGGGTCGAAGTGGGTCCGGACCGCCTTCGTTGCGGCGAAGATGACACAACTCGCACGGCACGACAGGTGCTGGACGACCTTCCCGACCTGAGAAACGCACGCAACGCCGACGCAAAAGGAATCTACCTGATCGGCTTTCAGGAACGCGATGCCGAATGCGCTCGCATGGTCGACGAGCTTGGTCTCATGGGTCGTACGTCGAGCGAAATGGCGGGCAGTATTTATCCGCTGATGGCCACTGGCGAATACGCCGGCTCCCTAATTCATTCGCCCAACATCTACGACTTTCCCGTGTCGATGCACATCGCTCGGTTGCTGGGCGGTGACGCTGTTTGGGCTCACAACGGCAAGCCTGTCCACTACAGAGAACTATGGATGGACGATCGAGCCGACATGCTGCGTTTTCCCGGAGTCGTAGCATGCAGTGAATACGCCAGCGTGAACCAGCAGCTGTGCGAACTGGCCAAAGACTGGAGTCAGGTACGCTACGCAGATTGA
- a CDS encoding ATP-grasp domain-containing protein, whose amino-acid sequence MRIGVLGNAGSWYVNQLCFNINQRGHEAFELQFPNLTASVRDGVVGLEIDGVDLHGLDALLVRTMPPGSLEQVVSRMDFLAGIADSGGLVVNSPKAIECAVDKYLTTQKLAFAGLPVPDTIVCENSDAAIEAFERLGGDVVVKPLFGAEGRGILRVNHPEMALRVFRTLERLNATIYQQQFLTGPLEDIRILLLDGELVASMKRTPASGDFRANAAQHGTAVPHQPTPDEMNLALAAAGVTGCVFSGVDLMYNAAGEAVVIEVNAVPGWRTLQKTCGVNVPDRLLTWIELQGN is encoded by the coding sequence ATGCGAATCGGTGTGCTGGGCAATGCGGGAAGTTGGTACGTCAATCAGCTTTGTTTCAACATCAATCAACGCGGTCATGAAGCCTTCGAATTGCAGTTTCCGAACCTGACGGCATCAGTCCGAGACGGCGTAGTCGGCCTGGAGATTGACGGCGTAGATCTGCACGGTCTGGACGCGTTGCTGGTCCGTACGATGCCGCCTGGGTCGCTTGAGCAGGTTGTATCGCGGATGGATTTTCTGGCTGGAATCGCGGACAGCGGCGGGCTTGTCGTCAATTCGCCCAAAGCCATCGAATGCGCGGTCGACAAATACCTGACGACTCAAAAGCTGGCATTCGCAGGGCTGCCCGTCCCTGACACGATCGTCTGCGAGAACAGCGATGCGGCAATAGAGGCGTTTGAACGACTTGGCGGCGATGTCGTCGTCAAGCCACTTTTCGGAGCCGAAGGCCGTGGCATTTTGCGAGTGAACCATCCGGAAATGGCGTTGCGAGTTTTCCGAACTCTGGAACGACTAAACGCCACGATCTATCAACAACAGTTTTTAACGGGCCCTCTGGAAGACATTCGAATACTTCTGCTGGACGGCGAGCTGGTCGCGTCAATGAAGCGAACGCCAGCCAGCGGAGATTTTCGCGCGAACGCGGCTCAGCACGGCACAGCAGTGCCACATCAACCGACACCAGACGAAATGAATCTTGCTCTGGCGGCCGCCGGCGTGACTGGCTGCGTTTTTTCCGGCGTGGACCTGATGTATAACGCCGCGGGAGAAGCCGTCGTAATCGAAGTCAACGCGGTCCCCGGTTGGCGAACGCTGCAAAAGACCTGCGGCGTCAACGTGCCGGATCGCCTCTTGACGTGGATAGAACTTCAGGGAAATTGA
- the mch gene encoding methenyltetrahydromethanopterin cyclohydrolase, which produces MLNQLNERSARILQNAVSNADDLRIEVSQLAQAKVLDFGVKSPGGIEAGLVLARTCMAGLGHVDLHAAGSLIDVPQVFVRTDHPLAACLQSQYAGWKIATDDFFAMGSGPMRAAAASEELFDEFPAQEDGPVCVGVLEAGSLPTEAAIQTVREKLTKHAELFLAVAPTASQAGNIQVVARSVETAMHKLHELKFPVDVIVSGTGTAPLPPVANDDLAGIGRTNDSILYGSVVNLWVRCEDELIEEIGPQTPSNSSSSHGQSFLKLFKEANHDFYALDKALFSPAVVIFHNLTSGRSLRFGTLMPELLHRSFGM; this is translated from the coding sequence ATGTTGAATCAGCTCAACGAACGTTCCGCCAGAATCCTGCAGAACGCCGTATCGAATGCCGACGATCTCCGCATCGAGGTCTCACAATTAGCACAAGCAAAGGTGTTGGACTTTGGCGTGAAATCGCCGGGCGGCATAGAAGCAGGCCTCGTTCTGGCGCGAACCTGCATGGCCGGACTGGGACACGTCGATCTTCACGCTGCTGGTTCGTTAATCGACGTGCCGCAGGTCTTCGTGCGAACCGACCACCCGTTAGCCGCCTGCCTGCAATCGCAGTACGCGGGCTGGAAGATTGCCACAGACGATTTCTTCGCAATGGGTTCCGGACCAATGCGAGCCGCCGCCGCTTCCGAGGAATTGTTCGACGAATTCCCCGCGCAGGAAGACGGGCCCGTTTGCGTGGGAGTTCTCGAAGCGGGATCTCTGCCAACGGAAGCTGCCATACAGACCGTCCGGGAGAAACTCACCAAACACGCAGAACTATTTCTTGCTGTCGCCCCTACAGCATCTCAGGCCGGTAACATTCAGGTTGTGGCGAGGTCTGTAGAAACGGCGATGCACAAACTTCACGAACTGAAATTTCCAGTGGACGTTATCGTCAGCGGGACGGGGACCGCTCCGCTGCCACCGGTGGCCAATGATGATCTGGCCGGCATTGGCCGCACGAACGATTCAATCCTGTACGGCAGCGTCGTCAACCTTTGGGTCCGGTGCGAAGACGAATTGATCGAAGAGATCGGACCTCAGACACCTTCCAATTCCAGCAGTTCGCACGGGCAATCGTTCCTGAAGCTGTTCAAAGAAGCGAACCACGATTTCTATGCTCTGGACAAAGCGCTGTTTAGTCCGGCAGTGGTGATCTTCCATAACCTCACATCTGGTCGCAGTTTGCGATTCGGGACGCTGATGCCCGAATTGCTTCATCGTTCGTTTGGGATGTAG
- a CDS encoding MOSC domain-containing protein, protein MTDHPELLNLRNFSGRVEWIGTTSTKSGPLAARDKIELVANCGIVGEHHFRENSQSHRQVTLIQKEHLSVIAELLEVETVDPADLRRNIVVSGINLAALDGREFRIGSAVLKGTGDCPPCNRMEKNLGQGGYEAMVGHGGLTCLVVEGGEIACGDAVTSS, encoded by the coding sequence GTGACCGACCACCCCGAACTGTTAAACCTCCGAAACTTCAGCGGTCGCGTCGAATGGATTGGAACCACCTCAACAAAAAGTGGCCCGCTGGCGGCTCGGGACAAAATTGAACTTGTCGCTAATTGCGGAATCGTGGGCGAACACCATTTTCGTGAGAACAGTCAGTCGCATCGTCAAGTGACCCTGATTCAGAAAGAGCACCTGAGCGTCATTGCAGAACTGCTGGAAGTTGAAACCGTCGATCCGGCGGACCTTCGTCGGAATATCGTGGTGTCCGGCATCAATCTTGCTGCACTGGATGGCAGAGAGTTCCGAATCGGCAGCGCCGTCCTGAAGGGGACCGGCGATTGTCCTCCCTGCAATCGCATGGAGAAAAACCTGGGGCAAGGCGGCTATGAAGCCATGGTTGGCCACGGCGGACTGACATGCTTAGTCGTAGAAGGCGGCGAAATAGCGTGCGGGGATGCTGTGACCAGTTCTTAG
- a CDS encoding DNRLRE domain-containing protein, producing MLLSHLRSQLKCNASRRNSRAAQRPAAAELLETRQLLSAVTLQVGASQDTTIYASDVDASNGSGEFLLAGSGTRSLVKFDVGGASIPEGSTIIDAVLVLNVAASTGGSASVSVHRVTSSWGEAGSNAPGDETTGAPAQKFDATWLYSSFDGELWNNEGGDFGGASGSTTVGEAGAYEWIGGGLIDDVQAWIDDASTNFGWLIQAAASGVKSFVSNNAPDAGLAPTLEITYEEPPLPPAIVEGRIWNDLNGDGIQTDALLSDLQLSIVNGNTYFDGFGGGEHWFKSTGSGRWYFLTEDGTLTKWSGVGGALTGTVVGKVDPKFYLEPGLVETSIGDPEPWLDGWTVELIGPDGTVVQTTVSGGRDSNGDDAIDSVTEGGWYRFEVEQGVSCTVRQVVPDGWHENAKITFDTSDSSTQAINSLDLKQQSSYYEDLGGLGEKWLFGDQSGWHYILPSGDLYRWDAKPITSQNPLNGEYVASPGKAYFDDPGLLANGGYNSDPNITNSDFRTDFGNVRETIAKGRAWLDVRPDGFRNEDLELEPMPPLVELGDGEAWLFDFERDAWFIIDTDGQPTYWGNSADAAGTQGSIDSAPSPGPQLTVEPWLNGRTIELRDEDGAVVATTTTESIDWNEDGEIDFETERGWYVFENIPLGAYTVHQVVDSGWRQTAPHSIDQSLATQLDAEFGFSTTTSDFRNWGGRNERWVIDRDNRWYFMLEDGSLHRWEVGTTAAGGGLKGEFIAKLSARHYLDLELLTNPDTSGVAIEVDGERDALQILFGNYNLLDDEL from the coding sequence ATGCTTCTAAGTCACCTTCGCAGTCAATTGAAATGCAACGCTTCGCGCCGCAATTCCCGTGCTGCGCAGCGTCCGGCAGCCGCCGAATTGCTGGAAACCCGGCAGCTGCTTAGCGCCGTGACATTGCAGGTCGGTGCGTCGCAGGACACCACAATTTACGCCAGCGATGTCGACGCCAGTAACGGCAGTGGTGAGTTCCTTTTGGCGGGCAGTGGAACTCGCAGCCTGGTCAAATTCGATGTCGGAGGAGCCTCGATCCCGGAAGGCTCCACAATTATTGACGCCGTATTGGTATTGAATGTGGCCGCCTCAACCGGCGGTTCGGCCAGTGTGTCCGTGCATCGAGTCACTTCGTCATGGGGCGAGGCCGGATCAAATGCTCCAGGCGACGAAACCACTGGCGCCCCTGCCCAGAAGTTCGATGCGACGTGGTTGTATTCTTCATTCGACGGCGAGCTGTGGAACAACGAAGGTGGCGACTTTGGTGGCGCATCCGGATCGACGACAGTTGGCGAAGCGGGGGCTTATGAATGGATCGGCGGCGGCCTGATCGACGACGTTCAAGCGTGGATTGACGACGCTTCCACGAACTTCGGCTGGCTGATTCAGGCGGCGGCCAGCGGCGTAAAATCATTCGTCAGCAATAACGCTCCGGACGCCGGGCTAGCGCCGACCTTAGAAATCACATACGAAGAACCACCGCTGCCGCCCGCGATTGTGGAAGGTCGCATTTGGAACGACCTGAACGGCGATGGCATCCAGACGGATGCGCTGCTTTCTGATTTGCAGCTTTCAATCGTGAATGGCAACACCTACTTCGATGGGTTTGGCGGCGGCGAGCATTGGTTTAAGTCGACAGGCTCTGGTCGCTGGTACTTTCTGACGGAAGACGGCACGTTAACGAAGTGGTCAGGAGTTGGTGGAGCGTTAACAGGTACGGTCGTTGGCAAGGTCGATCCGAAGTTCTACCTTGAACCAGGTTTGGTCGAAACCAGCATTGGCGATCCCGAACCGTGGCTGGACGGCTGGACTGTCGAATTGATTGGTCCCGATGGGACGGTCGTGCAAACGACGGTGTCTGGTGGCCGCGATTCCAATGGCGATGATGCCATCGACAGTGTCACGGAAGGCGGCTGGTATCGGTTTGAAGTCGAACAAGGCGTTTCCTGCACCGTGCGTCAGGTGGTTCCAGACGGCTGGCACGAAAACGCAAAAATCACCTTCGATACGTCAGACTCTTCGACGCAGGCCATCAATTCGCTGGATCTGAAGCAGCAGAGTTCCTACTACGAAGATCTGGGCGGACTTGGTGAGAAGTGGTTGTTCGGCGACCAATCGGGCTGGCACTATATTCTTCCTTCCGGCGACTTGTACCGCTGGGATGCGAAGCCAATTACCAGTCAAAATCCGCTAAACGGGGAGTACGTGGCTTCGCCCGGCAAAGCCTATTTTGATGATCCCGGACTGCTGGCCAACGGCGGCTATAATTCAGATCCCAATATTACGAACAGTGACTTCCGTACCGACTTCGGCAACGTCCGCGAAACGATTGCCAAAGGTCGAGCGTGGTTGGATGTGCGACCAGATGGCTTTCGGAATGAGGATCTTGAGCTTGAGCCGATGCCGCCGCTGGTCGAGCTTGGTGATGGCGAGGCGTGGTTGTTTGATTTCGAGCGGGACGCATGGTTCATCATCGATACCGACGGACAGCCAACCTACTGGGGCAACTCAGCAGATGCAGCGGGGACCCAGGGATCTATCGATTCTGCACCATCGCCAGGCCCCCAGTTGACCGTAGAACCGTGGTTGAATGGACGCACAATTGAGTTGCGAGACGAGGATGGAGCGGTTGTCGCGACGACGACAACGGAGAGCATCGACTGGAACGAAGACGGTGAGATCGACTTCGAAACAGAGCGTGGCTGGTACGTTTTCGAAAACATCCCACTCGGCGCGTATACGGTTCATCAGGTGGTCGATTCCGGCTGGCGGCAGACAGCTCCGCACAGCATCGATCAAAGCCTGGCCACACAACTGGATGCTGAGTTCGGCTTTAGCACGACAACCAGCGACTTTCGCAACTGGGGTGGCCGCAACGAACGCTGGGTGATCGACCGAGACAACCGCTGGTATTTCATGCTGGAAGACGGCAGTCTGCACCGATGGGAAGTCGGCACCACGGCGGCCGGCGGCGGTTTGAAGGGGGAATTCATCGCCAAACTGTCAGCTCGCCATTACCTCGACCTGGAACTGCTGACAAATCCCGATACGTCCGGAGTGGCTATCGAGGTGGATGGCGAAAGAGACGCACTGCAAATTCTGTTTGGCAACTACAACCTGCTCGACGACGAGCTGTAA
- a CDS encoding peptidylprolyl isomerase, protein MATNYQPKVSEAQKEIDFDANTYQIELNTNHGRILLDLMPDVAPGHCANMIGLAKIGYYDGQSFHRIIGGFMIQGGCPQGTGTGGPGYNIDAEFNDTPHVEGVLSMARTSDPNSAGSQFFICLGAHTHLDNQYTAFGRTADDASMDVVRKLGALPTDAGDRPKSPATIESAKVIATPVG, encoded by the coding sequence ATGGCCACGAACTACCAGCCGAAAGTCAGCGAAGCTCAGAAGGAAATTGACTTCGACGCCAACACTTACCAAATCGAACTCAACACCAACCACGGCCGGATTCTGCTGGATCTCATGCCCGACGTGGCACCCGGACACTGCGCAAACATGATTGGGCTGGCGAAAATCGGCTACTACGACGGCCAGTCGTTTCATCGCATCATCGGCGGATTCATGATCCAGGGCGGATGCCCTCAGGGAACTGGCACCGGCGGACCAGGTTACAACATCGATGCCGAATTCAATGACACGCCACACGTCGAAGGCGTGCTGTCGATGGCCCGCACAAGCGATCCCAATTCTGCCGGGTCACAGTTTTTCATCTGCCTGGGTGCTCACACGCATCTGGACAATCAATACACGGCCTTCGGTCGAACGGCCGACGACGCCAGCATGGATGTCGTGCGAAAACTGGGAGCACTCCCAACGGACGCAGGCGATCGTCCGAAATCACCAGCGACGATTGAATCAGCGAAGGTGATTGCGACGCCAGTTGGATAG
- a CDS encoding S1C family serine protease: MKQIAICFFSAAAGMVFGSWLLTPTSSLPAASGQQAADDTGLQIPPVNIPTPACNRPQSPAYQTAEPRAYDADGLTPDEAAAAFVYESNNRSVANIATRIGGERFLFRENPTEDAGSGFVIDKAGHILTNFHVVEGAQRILVTLFDGETYEAETVGGDAVNDIAVIRVDAPAELLVPVTIADSSVLKVGMKVFAIGNPFGLERTMTTGIISSLNRTLPVTRARSIKSVIQIDAAINPGNSGGPLLDAHGRLIGMNTAIASRTGQNSGIGFAIPSNLISRVIPELIEHGRVIRPDIGISQVLKTEAGLRILRMDPDGPAARAGLKGPQLRRRKSGFVVFEVEDRSVADLIVGVNGKKTLKVDEFLSEVESHHPGDTITVNVIRDGKPFSVKVTLGR, from the coding sequence ATGAAACAGATTGCCATTTGCTTCTTCTCTGCCGCCGCTGGCATGGTGTTCGGCTCGTGGTTACTGACGCCGACCAGCAGTCTTCCAGCCGCAAGCGGGCAGCAGGCAGCAGACGACACCGGCCTGCAAATCCCGCCCGTAAACATCCCCACGCCGGCATGCAATCGGCCGCAGTCACCGGCTTATCAGACGGCCGAGCCACGAGCTTACGATGCCGATGGATTAACGCCGGATGAAGCGGCGGCAGCTTTCGTCTACGAATCGAATAACCGCAGCGTCGCCAACATTGCGACTCGAATTGGCGGCGAACGATTTTTGTTTCGCGAAAACCCAACGGAAGACGCTGGCTCCGGATTCGTGATCGACAAAGCCGGGCACATTCTCACCAACTTCCACGTGGTCGAAGGAGCTCAGCGCATTCTGGTGACTCTGTTTGATGGTGAAACTTATGAAGCCGAAACGGTAGGTGGAGACGCAGTGAATGACATCGCAGTGATCCGAGTCGATGCGCCTGCCGAACTGTTGGTGCCTGTGACGATTGCGGATTCCAGCGTTCTGAAAGTCGGTATGAAGGTCTTTGCCATCGGCAACCCATTTGGCCTGGAACGCACGATGACGACCGGCATCATTTCCAGTCTGAATCGCACGCTGCCCGTCACGCGTGCTCGTTCGATTAAGTCAGTCATTCAAATTGACGCGGCGATCAATCCCGGCAACTCCGGCGGTCCCCTGCTTGACGCTCACGGGCGTTTGATCGGCATGAACACTGCTATCGCCAGTCGTACGGGCCAGAACTCCGGCATCGGTTTTGCCATCCCGTCCAACCTGATCTCGCGAGTGATTCCGGAACTGATTGAGCATGGTCGTGTGATTCGTCCGGACATCGGTATTTCGCAAGTACTGAAGACAGAAGCCGGACTAAGAATCCTGAGAATGGATCCAGACGGCCCGGCGGCTCGCGCCGGCCTGAAAGGGCCTCAGCTACGACGTCGCAAGAGCGGCTTCGTCGTGTTTGAGGTGGAAGACCGCAGCGTGGCCGATCTGATCGTCGGTGTGAACGGCAAGAAAACTCTGAAGGTGGATGAATTCCTGTCTGAAGTCGAGAGCCACCACCCAGGCGACACAATTACAGTGAACGTCATCCGCGACGGCAAACCGTTTAGCGTAAAAGTGACATTAGGGCGGTAG